The DNA segment TGGGATGAATGCACCGCTGATTGGCCGAGAAGGAGATTTAGCACCAATTCTCTTGTTCTTGGTGTTGGCAGAAGTAATCGCTTGGAAAAGGAGAAAACGGACCAGCGTATCGAAGACAAGTAATTTGTTCAGACAAGGTGAAGCCTAACCCCGGCTGTAGCAGACCGGGGCTATGCCCCGGAGATAAGCAGCGCGATTTTGCCCAATGGTTCTGGGCAAAGATTTTTTCTGGTTAACACCGCCCCGGCCGCTAAGCCAACCGTTAGCCGCTCATTCGCTCGTACTTTGACAGGACGAACCGCCGCAACGCCAGAGAGATGGTCTCACGCAGCACACTTCTCACCAAAGAAACCCACTCTCAGGTGATGGCAAGAACGCTGTAGACGCCGTGCCGCCGTCTTCGCACACGGCCGGCCACAAGCAGGCCGCTCGCCCTGGCGTGACCAACGAAGAGTGGAGATGGATCTTCCAGGCGTTGTTCGGCGCTCCAACACTGGCTGATTGCGAGGCGAGGCGGCTTGTGCGCGCTTCCTCAGCAAGGTGCGGCTGGTTGGGTACAGGCTGGGGGTGGCGTGTCCACGTCGTAGGGGTGTTGCGCCAGCCACCGCTGGCTAACACGCGCTTGCAGCCGACCGTTATGCACCAAGAGGGTCAACCTCATCGGAGATTCATAAAATAACAACCAAGAAATTGAGACCACAAGACTGGAAACCAGAGAACATCAGTCCTCTTACAGGCAAAACTTTTGCCACTTGCGGCCAGAAGAGAAAGAGATAAAGATGGTCTCGCCCCTGCGCGAAAAAACTTGGAAACCTACATGCAAATCCATATCTGGGGATGATGATCTGGCACGTGACCGTCTATCTGCTCAAACGAGACGCGCCTCGCGAAGGGCTGACCTTCGTCATGCCATCCTGGTGGGATGCGGAACGCCTTTTTGAGGTGAACGCCAGCCGCCAGATAGTCCTGCCTGACGGTCGGGAGGTGCTCCTGTTGGCGCAGGAAAACATTCTTGGGGTTAATTCGGACGAGCGCAAGGCAGTCTGGCTACTTCCCCAACGGAAGACCAAAGACGCCGAGATTGAGCAGCAGCGAACCGCCCTTCTGGACATGGTGACAAAAGCCAGATGGCTCATTGTAGAGCGAAAACAGGTGTGGGTAGTGCCTGCACATAGCCAGCCGGGATGCGAGGTCTGGGACCCGGATTGGTGGTCTTCTTTCTACACGGACAAAGTGCAAGACTTCAAAGAATGGTATGACTTCTTCCGCCAACGCCACCGGCTCGACGAGCGCAGCTTCGAGATGTCCAATCCTGTGCAGATGGGGTTTGTAGAGCTACTCACCCCATCCGAAGCACGGGAGATGGACGAGCACTACCGAAAAGCCTATCAGATAGCGCGGAAGCAGAGCAGTCTAAAAATATCCACCTCCTTCCGCAAGCGCATGGACCGCTTTGCCCAATCTTTGCAACAGGCGGAGCGGGTCATTCTCTATCATTGGAGTGAGTAGTCGGATAACGTTTGCGAGCAGGCTTTCTAGCGCTGAAGCAGAATGCCCAATTGTCAGCCCCTCACCCTCTCCGCCACAATCTCGGAATGCCTCTATTCCTCTTGCAGGCGCAAGTAAAAAAGATGAAGTGAAGCCCCCGCAATGGCTTTCGAGAAAGAGAAACACGCCCTCGGCGTGGATCGTATAAGGAAAAGTGGGAACACACACCGGAGAAGGGCAACTGCATTCCCGCCTGCAATAGCATGATGCCTATAGCAAAAGGGAGGTACCACCTATGAGCAGCGATACCCTGTTTCTCCTCGGGCTCTCATCTCTCACCGGGCTGCTTTTTATCGCCCTGGCTATTCCTCTTATCCAGAAAAGAATACCCAAAAACCATTGGTATGGCTTGCGGATTCCGGCCACATTTGCCAACGAACGTGTGTGGTACGAAGCCAATGCGCGAATGGGGCGCGAACTCTTGCTGCTGGGGATATTGAGCATCGTGCTGGGCATACTTCTTTCTGGAGTTACAACATCCTCCTCGCTGCCTGCCATGCTGTGGGCTGCATTCCTCCTCGGCGGCGTGATACTTGTCACCGTGCGGAGTTGGCGTTTTGCGAATCGGCTCCTTGAAGAGTACACCAGCGAGCCAGGGACGACATCCTCCCCACAGACACATTGAGCGGCAAAGCAAAAAAGCGCCTCTTTACGAGGCGCCTTTTGATGGTGTACAGAGCAAGCCAAACACGCATGCCCTCGTCAGAGAACATACGCCCGCCCCGCCATATGCGCTAACCCCTTCGGGTCAAGCGCTGCGTTGATCACCACCGGTTTGTCCAGCGAGAACGCTTGTTCAAGGGCTGGGCGAAGTTCATCCGGTGCTTCTACGAGCACCCCCACACCCCCTAACGCTTCCGCTACCAAATCGTAGCGCGTAAACGCCAACTTGGTGGCAACAGCGCGTTCTTCACCAAAAAATTGCACCTGTGGGTTGCGAATTTGCCCCCATTGTGCATCATTCCCAACCACGGTGACAAACGGCAAGTGATGGCGCACCGCCGTATCCAACTCAAAACCATTGAAACCAAACGACCCATCGCCGCTCAGCAACAGTACTTTGTACTCAGGGCGCAGTTTCTTCGCCGCCAGAGCGAACGGCTGCCCCACCCCCAGACACCCCAACGGACCCGGATCGAGCCAGAGACCGGGGGCATGGGGACGCACCACCTTCGCCGCCATCGCCACCACATCGCCACCATCTCCGATGAAGATTGTGCGGTCGTCGAGCACGTTGGCAATCTCACGCGCCAGGCGGAAGTGATGAATGGGTGTCGCATTGCTCCGCTCGTACTCGGCTTGGGCTTCAGCCTGCGCCCGTTCGAGGGCTTCCACATCACGCCGCCACGCTGCGAACGAAACACCGCCCTCCTCCGTCAGCGCCGCCAACAAAGCTTCCAGCGTCGCACGCACATCGCCCACAATACCGACATCGGCATCGCGGTTCTGCCCAATTTGCGTCCCGTCAGGTTCAATCTGAATCAGCCGCGCATTCGCATTGAACGCCCCGTATTTGAGGCGGAAATCAAGCGGCGTCCCGGCAATGATCACCACATCCGCCTGTTGCAACGCCTTCCCTCGCGAAAGGAAGAAGGCGCTGGGGTGGTCGGGGGGCAACAAGCCGCGCGCCATACCATTGAGATAGGTGGGGATAGCGGTTTCTTCGGCGAAACGCTGCAAAATCTCGGTCGCATCGTCCCAATACGCGGTGGAACCAGCAATCAGCACCGGACGGCTCGCATTGCGGAGCAAATTGGCCGCTTGCGCAATCGCGCGTGGGTCGGGATAGGGGCGGGCTGTTGTGCGATAGCGTTCCGGCAAAGGCGTTTGGTCGGTATTGACAATGTCGGCGAGAATATCGAACGCCATTTCCAAAAAGACCGGCCCAGGCCGTCCATCCAGCGCAATACGGAACGCCCGCGCCATGAATTCGGGAATACGGTCGGCACTGGGAACAGCAGCGCTCCACTTGGTGATTGGCTTGAACAAATCCACCTGTTCCATCTCTTGCAATGCCCCTTTCCCCTGAAACGCTGTGGGCGCCGCACCACCAATCACCAGCAACGGCGAACCCGCCTGGTACGCATTCGCCACAGCGGTGACAGTTCCCGTCACACCCGGCCCCGCCGTGACAACAGCACACCCAATCCCGCGCGTGAGACGCGCCCACGCATCGGCAGCGTGCGCCGCGGCTTGCTCATGGCGCGTATCAACGATGTCAATCTGGTGCGCCAAACACCCGTCGTAAATCGGAGCGATATGCCCCCCACACAAGGTGAAAATCGTCTGCACGCCCTCTTTGGCGAGCATGGCTGCCACCAGGTGTCCACCCATCACTTTCGGCATGGCTTACTCCTTCGGGGTTGGTTGCCAAACAAACGTTTGCTTCAAACTCTACCACGAGGCAAGAAAAACGAGAAAAGCACATCTTTGGCGACTGGCAACCCTCTGGCATAATACCGCTATACCAAATCCATCTGAAACGAAAGGGTGAACAACCATGGACGACTTGAAACCCAAACCAGCGTCAGCCTCGGAACTGACGATTTCACGCCTGATGAACCCCGAACACGCCAACCCGGTGGGCATCATTCACGGGGGCGAAGTTCTCAAAATGGTGGATGAAGCGGGCGGCATCGTGGGTATGCGCCACGCGCGCCGTCCCGTTGTGACGGTGCGCCTCGATTCGATGACCTTCCTGCAACCCATTTACGTGGGCAATCTGGTGCGCGTCCATGCACGCGTCAACTGGACGGGGCACACCTCGATGGAAATTGGTATGCGCGTCGAAGCCGAAGACCCCATCACGGGGCGCATCGTCCACACCAATTCGGCCTACGCTGTCTATGTGGCGCTTGACGAAGACGGCCGCCCTGCGCCCATCCCGCCGCTCTTGCTCGAAACCGACGATGACCGCCGCCGCTGGCAAGAAGCCGAAGAACGCCAGCGCATGCGTCTGGCGCAACGCAAACAAGCCCAAACATCATGAAGCGCGCGAATCTTGCCTCTTGGCTGGTTCTGCTAGGCTCGCTCGCCGGCGGCGTGGGGTGGTGGCTGCCCTGGGTGGCGCATCCCAAGGGGGCGGCTGCACTGGTGCTGCTCGGGCTCGACATGGGCGATTTCTTCAAGTTCACCACATTGTGGCGCAGTGGCGGGCTGCAATGGGAGCGGCACTTCTTCTTCCTGCCGCCGGCCGCCGCCACGTTGGGGCTTTTGTTCTGGGCGGCGCGGCATGATTGGCGCAAGCGGGCGCTGGCTTTTCTGATGACGTTTCCGCTTGCGCTGGTCGTCCTGCCTGAATACGAGCGTTGGCGTGAGTGGCAATCGGCTGAATTTCGTTTCCAAAGTGCGCTCGCCATCATCATGCTGGCGACGGCGTTGCTGGTGTGGCTCGGTGGCGCCCGTGCGCCACACCGCCTTGTGGCGGGGCTGGGGGCGCTGGTGGCGCTAGCGGGGGCAACCCTGCCGCTCTGGGCGTTCTGGCGGGTTGAACTCCTTTTGCGCGATTTTTACGGTGGCTCCATTGTGTGGGGCATGGGGCTCTGGTGTACCACCGTGGGGTTTGCCATTGCCTTTGTGGGGTGGCTGCTTCACATGACGAAACCGCACCAAACGAAGGAGTCGGTATGAGCGAATCCTGGCAACACCGGCGAGCGGTTGAGGAGTTTCGCCGCGCACGCCGCAAAGCTGCGCTGGAACAACTGATGGCGCGTTTCAGTGGGCAAACCGCCAACCTGCTCTCCTACGAGCATGTGCGCGATGCGCTGCAACTGGATGAAACGTTCGGGCGGCCGCTCGGTTTGCAGGAGATTCCTTTGAGCGCCATTGTGGGAAGCGTCGGGCGCTACACCGACTTTACGCGCTCGTTTCTGCCCTTGCACGATACGATGGCAGACCGCTGGGCGCGTGTCCATCAGGCGACCGAAGAGAAAATGCTGCCCATTGATGTGTATAAGGTCGGTGATGTCTATTTTGTGATTGACGGCAACCACCGCGTCTCTGTCGCGCGCGAACGGGGCGACCAAACTATCCAAGCCTACGTGACCGAAATTCCGACGCCCATCACATTGACGCCCGATATGGACATCGACGACCTGCTTCTCGCCGCCGAACAAGCCAATTTTTACCGTCAAACGGGCTTGCAGGCACGCTATCCTGACATTGATATTCGGCTGACTGCGCCCGGTCGCTACCGCGATTTGCTCCACCAAATTGCGGCAGAACAAGAGCGCCTGCGCGAAACAGAAGGGCGCGAAGTGCCATTTTCAGAAGCGGCGGATGTTTGGTATCGCACCATCTACCTGCCGATGGCGAACGCCATTCGGCGCCTGGGTGTGTTGGATGAGTTCCCCAACCGCACCGAAGCCGATCTCTTTGTCTGGCTGGTGCGCCATCACAACGCGCTGCAAACAGCACTGGGTTGGGAGATTCCTCCCGAAGTTGCCGTGCTCGATTGGCTGGAAGAAACGCTTGACAGCGGAAGCCCACTCAAAGAATCCCCCTGGGCGACCGAGATGGTGGCGCCTGAAGACGCCAACCACCTGTTCAGCCGTATTCTCGTCCCGCTGGATGGCTCGGCGCATGGTTGGGCGGCGTTGGATGAAGCGCTCCACATCGCCCGACTGGAAGAGGGCGCGCGCGTGTTTGGGTTGCACATTGTGCCGGTAGCCGTGCGCGCCGTTTCGCCGGAAGTGCACGCGCTGGAAGATGAATTTTTGCGCCGCTGTGCCGCGCAGCACGTGGAAGGCTTCTTCGCGGTCGAAGTCGGCGCACGCCCTGCGGAGCGCATTCTGGCGCGGGCGCGGCTTGTAGACCTGGTGGTCATCGGCGTGAACATTCCGCCGCCAAGCGACATCGTCGAAAAACAGCGCCACGGCTTACACCTGCTGCTAGCGCACTGCCCACGCCCCTTGTTGGCTGTACCGGATACAGCGCGCCCCCTCACGCATGCGTTGGTCGCCTACGATGGCAGTACACGCGCAACGGCAGCGCTTGCTTTAGGTGTGTACATGGTGCGGCGCTGGCGAATCACGCTCACAGTTCTGACGGCGGACGTGCGTGGGCGTGTTTCACCGGCACAACAACGCGCGCGCACCTATTTGCAGGAGCGGGGCGTTCAAGCCGCTTTTGTCAGAAGTTCACTCGTGCCCGAAAAAGCAATTACGCAAACAGCGGAACAATTGGGGTGCTCGCTGATTGTCATGGGGGGATACGGTTCACGCTTGGAAACCATGTTCGATAGCACGGTCAATCGGGTTTTGCGGCGCACGAGAACCCCCGTACTTGTGTGCCGCTAGGCTATCAGCCTTTAGAGAGCGGGGTCGCGTTGGTAGAACGCAGGCGCAACAGGTTTCAAGCCGTATTGTTCAGGCATTGTGATTGATTCACTCGCGCCTACAAAGAGCAGACCTTGGGGACGCAATGCTAACGCCAATCGGCGATACAATGTTTTCTTCGCTTGCTGGTCAAAGTAAATCACCACGTTGCGGCATACAATCATATCAAAAGCGGCGTCAATTGGATCGGACAAGAGATTGTGATACTCGGCGCGCACATACGCACGCAAACGAGGAATCACCCAAAACGCCCCATTTTTCTCCCGAAAATACTGCTCCCGCAGATTGGGAGGAACATTGACCAAATCCTTTTCAGAATAGGGACCGCCCTGCTTGGTAGAGTGTAAAGCGGCTTGGTCGATATCCGTTGCCCAAATGCGAAAAAAGAGCCGTTTTTGCGCGTACTCCGAAAATAACATTGCTAGAGAGTAGGGTTCATGCCCATACGAACAGCCTGCGCTCCACACATGGATAATGGAACGACGTTCCGCTATCTGCGGCAAAAACCGCACGCGCAAAAGGTCCCACAATTCGGGGTCACGGAAGAACGTGGTGACATTGATGGTCAAATAGGCGCGTAAATCTTCGAGTAAAGAGGGATTTTTTTCAGCCATGTGAAAGAAAAGCGGCCATGAAGCAATTTTCTGGCGGCGGAGATAGGATTGCAAACGCCGCTGCATTTGCCGCGATTTGTACTGCTGAATATCAATGCCCAACAAGTCGAGCACTTTTCTGCGCAGATACACCCATTCAATGTCAGGCTGTGTCATGTCTGCTCATCCGCCGTATCAAGTCAATCAGCGTTTGGGCAATTTCCTCAGGTGGTTGGACATAGTCAGCCAATCCGGCTTCAACGACGGCACGCGGCATGCCATACACCACTGATGAAGATTCATCCTGGGCAATGACCGTCCCCCCGGCTTGTTTGATCGCACGCGCCCCTTCGCGCCCATCTTCTCCCATGCCGGTCAGAACGACGCCGATGGCGCGTTCACCATGAAAACGAGCCACGGAGCGCATTGTCACATCCGCGGCAGGGCGCACATGGTTGACGGGTGGGTCAAGGGTCAGGCGAATGGTGCGGAAATTGAGCAACGTTGTATGTACGCCGCCGGGCGCAAGCAACGCCGAGCCGATCGTCAGACGCATGCCCTCTTCTGCTTCAGCCACACGCAAAGCCGAATACAGATCGAGGCGATGGGCAAGGGTGTGGGTAAAATGGGGCGGCATATGCTGAACAATCAGGATCGCCGCACCAAGATCAGGCGGCAAGGATTGCAACAACGTTGCCAACGTGCGTGGACCGCCGGTTGAAGCAGCAATCACAATCACAGGGTCGCCAATCTGCAACAGACGCCCCAATTGGGGTTTGGGTGGCGGCTGCGGGGGTTCAGCCAGCGGTTTCAAGGCACGCACCCCTTGGCTACGCACCGCGGCACGAATCTTGCGCAACAATTCTTCCTGGATGAGTGGCAGTTCCACCTGCGAACGCGGCTTTTGCACAACATCCACCGCTCCCATCAGGAGCGCCTGCGTGGTAATTTCGGCACCGCGCCGCGTGTAAAGACTGCACATGATAACCGGCACATGCACCGTTTTCATGATGATTTCAAGCGCTTCAAGCCCGTTCATCTCTGGCATTTCGTAGTCCATCGTGATGACATCCGGGCGCAGTGCCGTTGCCATTTCGACGGCTTCTTTGCCGGTTGTGGCAACCCCTACGACTTCTATGTCGGGGGCGTCTTCCAAGATTTTTTGCAATAAATGGGCTGTGAAAAGCGAATCTTCGGCAATCAGAACGCGAATGGGATGCTTGCTCATGATCTGCTGACTCATGATCGTGTCGCCAGTTCGAGTGCGTGGAGCACTTGCTCCGGCTTGAAGGGTTTTACAATAAAATCGCGGGCGCCTCGTCTGAGTGCTTCGAGAATAATTGCCTGCTGCCCAAGAGCCGACAACATGACTACGCGCGCGTTGGGGTCGTATTCACGGATAAGCCGCAAGGCTTCCATACCATCCAATTTGGGCATGGTAATATCGAGCAAAACAACGTCAGGATGATATTGGCGGTATACGTCCACGGCTTCTTGTCCGTCGCCTGCCTCCAGGACGTCGAAGCCTGCTTCGCTCAAAATTTTTTGCAGGCGTTTGCGGACGAATTGCGCATCATCCACAACCAACACGGTAGGCATACCACGATCCTTTCACATCAAGCGATGCATACGTGTTTCCTCAAGTGTTTTGACATAGACAATGCCATCGGAAGGGTCAAACACCACAGAACGCCCTCGTTGCCCTCCTACATCTTTGGCAATGATAGGAATTTGCATTTCGGATAACACTTCATGCGCCATTTCCACATTGCGCTCACCAACACGCATGGCGGGAATATCAAGCGGCGCACTCTTCAACATATTGGCACCGCCGGCAATAAACGCCACCAAACGGCGTGGCGAAATACCGCGTGCTTTGAAGTCGTTGACCAATGCCTCAATACCCAATCGAACATACTTATACGGGTTATGAGCATCTTGCAAAGTCGAGGGGGGGTGAGGCAAAAGCGCATGCATCAACGCTCCCACTTTCAACTTTGGCATAAACAAGCAGATCGCCACACAAGATCCAAGCCCATAGGATGCTAACACCACATCAGGTGCTTCTGCAAATGCCACTTCACCAATTTTGACATGCACAATTTTCTTTTGACCGATAAGCGCCAGAAAAACGTGTTGGTCTATTGGCTGGGGGGAGACAAGCCGGTTCATATGTGATACCTATTCTGGAAAAACCCATACCTGTATAGCCAGTGCCCGCTGTTGCTCAACTAATGTTGTTTGCAACACAGGAAAAGACGTTTCCACGGCTCCGACCGAAACAGCAATGACATTCAAAATAGCCCCCAACATATCGACCATGATGACCGGCGGAGTGGGATACATCGCGATGCCGATATGCTCTGCCAGGGTATTGAGCAAGGTTGTCATCGCGATGTTGCCCAGTTCTCCAAGCGCCGACAATGTTGTTTCATCAAACGTTCTCTCTTCCGAAGCCTGTGCCCCCAAAAGTTGTGTGAGCACATAGGTCGTTGTCGCCGGGTTGAGCACGAGTAAACAATGCGCAGTCACCGGTGATTTTGCAAGCAAATACACGCCGGTATATTCGGCTTCTATCTGCTCGTGCTGTTCCCACAACATATCAAGCGTCAACGTGCGAATCGCAACCGGTTCTGGAACCAACGTCATGTCCAGAAACTCGCTCACTTTCTGCGCAACTGTGCGAAACGCATCGTTCAAGAGAAATTCAGCACGGTCAGAATGAAGTATGGTTTGCCAGAGTGATGGTTCGGAATGAAATTGGGACATCGTTCACATTTTCTCTTAATGTTCTCGCGTGAGCATGTGATGGTCAAAGATAAAGGCAATGCGTCCATCGCCCAGGATGGTACATCCCGTCAGGCTGGCCGGCGCATGAACGAAACGCCCTAATTGTTTCATCACAATCTCGCGTTCATCTTCAATAGCATCAACCGGAAGGGCGACATAGTCATTGCTGCGCGCCACGATGATGAAAGCCACAGGTGAAGCCACTTGCACCTTTTCATCACCAAACACACGGCTGAGTTCGACAACAGGCACCATTTGTCCATGCCAGCGTAAAACAGGTTTCCCATGCATTGTCAAACGCTCAGCCTCTTGAAAGCGCACGATTTCACGCACGTGAATAATCGGCATGGCAAAAAGGACTGTGCCCGCCCTGAAAAGTAAAGCACGCATGATGATGAGTGTCAGAGGCAGCCGCAAGATGAACGTTGTACCATGGCCAGGCGTGCTTTGTACGGTAATTGAGCCACCTATACGCTCGATGGCGTGCCGCACAACATCCAACCCAACGCCACGCCCAGAAATATCGCTGACGGTATCGCGGGTGGAAAAGCCGGTCTGAAAGAGCAGGTTGTAAGCAGCCTCAGGGGAGAGGGCGGCGGCTTCGTCCTCGGAGAGGATACCACGCGCAACGGCTTTTTCCACTACACGTTGCGCGTCAATACCGCGTCCATCATCTTGCACCATGAGATAGATTTCGCCCTGGCGCTGTTCAGCCCGCAGAAGAATATGTCCCGTAGGCGGCTTGCCCGCGGCTTCGCGTTCCTCAGGCGTTTCAATCCCGTGGTCCACCGCATTGCGAATGAGGTGCACCATGGGGTCTTGTAGCATTTCCAGGACGGAGCGGTCCAATTCGGTCTCTTCCCCTTCGACGCTCACATGCACATGCTTTCCCTGTGCGCGTGCAATATCCCGTGCAACACGCGGCAATTTGCCGAACAGAATCGCCAGCGGCAGCATGCGGGTTTGCATGATTTCATACTGCAACTGTTCAATTGTCTGCACATGCTGCGCGAGAACATCACTCAGCGCCGTCTGTATCGTCAGCGGCACATGGTTTTTCTCAAGCATGGCTTCGATTTCGATAAGGCGCGTGCGGTGGGTAATCAACTCGCCAACAAGGTTGAGCAACGTGTCAAGGCGCTCCACCGGGACACGCACAACGCCCTCATAGGCGGCACCATGCGCCTCAGGTGTTGTTGTGGGAAGCGGCGCTTTCTCTTTCTTCGGCTCTTTTTCAAGTGTTTCTTCAAAAGATTTTTGCGCTTCTTGCGAGTGTTTCTCCACAGCCGATTGGTCGCTCTCAGGCAGAGGCTGCGGCAAATAGGGAACAATCTCTATGCGTTTCAAATCAGGAATTTCAATGAGCCATCGCCGCACGGCGTCCACCGGCTCATCTGTACGCACGATCAGGCGCAGGCGGGTTGTGTCTTCGCTCAGCGTCTCCAAATTGGGGTCGGACGCGACCACGTGCCCAACATCGAGCAACGCAATGGCCGCCTGGTAGAGCCGCGCCGCCGGCGCAAAAGCAGAGAGGTCGGCTTCAATCGTAATGTCAAGCATCGGTTGGTCGGCATCCAGGTACTCTTGAATATCGTCCGATTCGGC comes from the Ardenticatena maritima genome and includes:
- a CDS encoding SdpI family protein; the protein is MSSDTLFLLGLSSLTGLLFIALAIPLIQKRIPKNHWYGLRIPATFANERVWYEANARMGRELLLLGILSIVLGILLSGVTTSSSLPAMLWAAFLLGGVILVTVRSWRFANRLLEEYTSEPGTTSSPQTH
- a CDS encoding thiamine pyrophosphate-binding protein, with amino-acid sequence MPKVMGGHLVAAMLAKEGVQTIFTLCGGHIAPIYDGCLAHQIDIVDTRHEQAAAHAADAWARLTRGIGCAVVTAGPGVTGTVTAVANAYQAGSPLLVIGGAAPTAFQGKGALQEMEQVDLFKPITKWSAAVPSADRIPEFMARAFRIALDGRPGPVFLEMAFDILADIVNTDQTPLPERYRTTARPYPDPRAIAQAANLLRNASRPVLIAGSTAYWDDATEILQRFAEETAIPTYLNGMARGLLPPDHPSAFFLSRGKALQQADVVIIAGTPLDFRLKYGAFNANARLIQIEPDGTQIGQNRDADVGIVGDVRATLEALLAALTEEGGVSFAAWRRDVEALERAQAEAQAEYERSNATPIHHFRLAREIANVLDDRTIFIGDGGDVVAMAAKVVRPHAPGLWLDPGPLGCLGVGQPFALAAKKLRPEYKVLLLSGDGSFGFNGFELDTAVRHHLPFVTVVGNDAQWGQIRNPQVQFFGEERAVATKLAFTRYDLVAEALGGVGVLVEAPDELRPALEQAFSLDKPVVINAALDPKGLAHMAGRAYVL
- a CDS encoding acyl-CoA thioesterase, producing MDDLKPKPASASELTISRLMNPEHANPVGIIHGGEVLKMVDEAGGIVGMRHARRPVVTVRLDSMTFLQPIYVGNLVRVHARVNWTGHTSMEIGMRVEAEDPITGRIVHTNSAYAVYVALDEDGRPAPIPPLLLETDDDRRRWQEAEERQRMRLAQRKQAQTS
- a CDS encoding universal stress protein, encoding MSESWQHRRAVEEFRRARRKAALEQLMARFSGQTANLLSYEHVRDALQLDETFGRPLGLQEIPLSAIVGSVGRYTDFTRSFLPLHDTMADRWARVHQATEEKMLPIDVYKVGDVYFVIDGNHRVSVARERGDQTIQAYVTEIPTPITLTPDMDIDDLLLAAEQANFYRQTGLQARYPDIDIRLTAPGRYRDLLHQIAAEQERLRETEGREVPFSEAADVWYRTIYLPMANAIRRLGVLDEFPNRTEADLFVWLVRHHNALQTALGWEIPPEVAVLDWLEETLDSGSPLKESPWATEMVAPEDANHLFSRILVPLDGSAHGWAALDEALHIARLEEGARVFGLHIVPVAVRAVSPEVHALEDEFLRRCAAQHVEGFFAVEVGARPAERILARARLVDLVVIGVNIPPPSDIVEKQRHGLHLLLAHCPRPLLAVPDTARPLTHALVAYDGSTRATAALALGVYMVRRWRITLTVLTADVRGRVSPAQQRARTYLQERGVQAAFVRSSLVPEKAITQTAEQLGCSLIVMGGYGSRLETMFDSTVNRVLRRTRTPVLVCR
- a CDS encoding CheR family methyltransferase; this translates as MTQPDIEWVYLRRKVLDLLGIDIQQYKSRQMQRRLQSYLRRQKIASWPLFFHMAEKNPSLLEDLRAYLTINVTTFFRDPELWDLLRVRFLPQIAERRSIIHVWSAGCSYGHEPYSLAMLFSEYAQKRLFFRIWATDIDQAALHSTKQGGPYSEKDLVNVPPNLREQYFREKNGAFWVIPRLRAYVRAEYHNLLSDPIDAAFDMIVCRNVVIYFDQQAKKTLYRRLALALRPQGLLFVGASESITMPEQYGLKPVAPAFYQRDPAL
- a CDS encoding protein-glutamate methylesterase/protein-glutamine glutaminase: MSKHPIRVLIAEDSLFTAHLLQKILEDAPDIEVVGVATTGKEAVEMATALRPDVITMDYEMPEMNGLEALEIIMKTVHVPVIMCSLYTRRGAEITTQALLMGAVDVVQKPRSQVELPLIQEELLRKIRAAVRSQGVRALKPLAEPPQPPPKPQLGRLLQIGDPVIVIAASTGGPRTLATLLQSLPPDLGAAILIVQHMPPHFTHTLAHRLDLYSALRVAEAEEGMRLTIGSALLAPGGVHTTLLNFRTIRLTLDPPVNHVRPAADVTMRSVARFHGERAIGVVLTGMGEDGREGARAIKQAGGTVIAQDESSSVVYGMPRAVVEAGLADYVQPPEEIAQTLIDLIRRMSRHDTA
- a CDS encoding response regulator, translating into MPTVLVVDDAQFVRKRLQKILSEAGFDVLEAGDGQEAVDVYRQYHPDVVLLDITMPKLDGMEALRLIREYDPNARVVMLSALGQQAIILEALRRGARDFIVKPFKPEQVLHALELATRS
- a CDS encoding chemotaxis protein CheD; amino-acid sequence: MNRLVSPQPIDQHVFLALIGQKKIVHVKIGEVAFAEAPDVVLASYGLGSCVAICLFMPKLKVGALMHALLPHPPSTLQDAHNPYKYVRLGIEALVNDFKARGISPRRLVAFIAGGANMLKSAPLDIPAMRVGERNVEMAHEVLSEMQIPIIAKDVGGQRGRSVVFDPSDGIVYVKTLEETRMHRLM
- a CDS encoding chemotaxis protein CheC; protein product: MSQFHSEPSLWQTILHSDRAEFLLNDAFRTVAQKVSEFLDMTLVPEPVAIRTLTLDMLWEQHEQIEAEYTGVYLLAKSPVTAHCLLVLNPATTTYVLTQLLGAQASEERTFDETTLSALGELGNIAMTTLLNTLAEHIGIAMYPTPPVIMVDMLGAILNVIAVSVGAVETSFPVLQTTLVEQQRALAIQVWVFPE
- a CDS encoding chemotaxis protein CheA yields the protein MSEWLYSIEPDEIPLFQADIEEHLLNIEQVLLALEQGEQSDELLRTFFRAAHTLKALGGVVGHQPMSTLTHTLETLVQQVQEGRVELGEHLLDTFFVCLDLLREMSRDVLENRPPTPCDTALEQLQTYLVNEKESPPVHGFTQAESDDIQEYLDADQPMLDITIEADLSAFAPAARLYQAAIALLDVGHVVASDPNLETLSEDTTRLRLIVRTDEPVDAVRRWLIEIPDLKRIEIVPYLPQPLPESDQSAVEKHSQEAQKSFEETLEKEPKKEKAPLPTTTPEAHGAAYEGVVRVPVERLDTLLNLVGELITHRTRLIEIEAMLEKNHVPLTIQTALSDVLAQHVQTIEQLQYEIMQTRMLPLAILFGKLPRVARDIARAQGKHVHVSVEGEETELDRSVLEMLQDPMVHLIRNAVDHGIETPEEREAAGKPPTGHILLRAEQRQGEIYLMVQDDGRGIDAQRVVEKAVARGILSEDEAAALSPEAAYNLLFQTGFSTRDTVSDISGRGVGLDVVRHAIERIGGSITVQSTPGHGTTFILRLPLTLIIMRALLFRAGTVLFAMPIIHVREIVRFQEAERLTMHGKPVLRWHGQMVPVVELSRVFGDEKVQVASPVAFIIVARSNDYVALPVDAIEDEREIVMKQLGRFVHAPASLTGCTILGDGRIAFIFDHHMLTREH